In Natronococcus occultus SP4, the following proteins share a genomic window:
- a CDS encoding GNAT family N-acetyltransferase: MEIRPATTDDRESLRQLARETWHETYDELSGDTIDETIDDWYGDEELERALSEPGTAVLVAEDDDEIVGFTHGVVQGEEGDVLRMYVHPDNQREGVGTALHERLRKDLEDFNMSRMRAIDFATNEGGRAFYEELGFEQTGDGEVEIGGESRREVVYTLEL; encoded by the coding sequence ATGGAGATCCGACCCGCCACGACCGATGACCGCGAATCGCTCCGACAGCTCGCCCGCGAGACCTGGCACGAGACCTACGACGAGCTCTCCGGCGACACGATCGACGAGACGATCGACGACTGGTACGGCGACGAGGAGCTCGAGCGCGCGCTCTCGGAACCGGGAACGGCCGTCCTCGTCGCCGAGGACGACGACGAGATCGTCGGCTTCACCCACGGCGTCGTCCAGGGCGAGGAAGGCGACGTTCTCCGGATGTACGTCCACCCGGACAACCAGCGCGAAGGGGTCGGCACGGCGCTGCACGAACGGCTTCGCAAGGATCTCGAGGACTTCAACATGAGCCGGATGCGAGCGATCGACTTTGCCACCAACGAGGGCGGGCGGGCGTTCTACGAGGAGCTCGGCTTCGAGCAAACTGGGGACGGCGAGGTCGAGATCGGCGGCGAGTCGCGACGGGAGGTGGTGTACACCCTCGAGCTGTAG
- the nrfD gene encoding NrfD/PsrC family molybdoenzyme membrane anchor subunit has product MSTKAPTEADILRPIKNTTTRYFLLAGVAGLALLLFLIGWAYQLAEGLVVTGLSDWGTGGGVTWGVYIGAFIWWVGIAHGGIILSAAVRLLGMDRYMPVARLAEMLTLAGLSAAGFYIIVHMGRPDRMVTSVLGHYHITVHSSPLVWDVTVITAYFVLTATYLGLTLRYDVTRLRDQLPDRFEPIYKGLTIGYSEREDEIVQRMVWWLALAIIIMAPLLLHGGVIPWLFAVLPTYPVWFGGVQGPQFLTIALTSAISGVILLSFAFRWAYDWDHIITDDVFRGLLLWLGFFCLLFLWLQLQQNVAGGFAPPIDLGVAADARLAHPVYLLSMGLVFAVLAYIFAQSIRPSLFSKGRALAAGLLVLFATLIEKVLFVVEGFFHPSFEIYGATPGTYFPSLIEFASIAGTIGMVVLFFLLIAKIVPVVELHAIEHLRGDHGEHDAHPERADHAEHE; this is encoded by the coding sequence ATGAGCACGAAAGCGCCTACGGAAGCGGACATACTGCGCCCGATCAAGAACACGACGACGCGGTACTTCCTCCTGGCCGGCGTCGCTGGCCTGGCGCTGTTGCTCTTTCTGATCGGCTGGGCCTACCAGCTTGCCGAGGGGCTGGTCGTCACCGGCCTCTCGGACTGGGGAACCGGTGGGGGCGTCACCTGGGGCGTCTACATCGGTGCGTTCATTTGGTGGGTCGGGATCGCCCACGGCGGAATCATCCTCTCCGCAGCAGTGCGGCTGCTCGGCATGGATCGGTACATGCCCGTTGCCCGCCTGGCCGAGATGTTAACACTCGCTGGACTCTCTGCCGCGGGCTTTTACATTATCGTCCATATGGGTCGTCCCGATCGGATGGTTACGAGCGTCCTCGGTCACTACCACATTACCGTGCACAGTTCGCCGCTGGTGTGGGACGTGACGGTCATCACGGCCTACTTCGTGCTGACCGCGACCTATCTCGGGCTCACGCTGCGGTACGACGTGACCCGGCTGCGCGATCAGCTGCCGGACCGCTTCGAACCGATCTACAAGGGACTGACGATCGGCTACTCCGAGCGCGAGGACGAGATCGTCCAGCGGATGGTGTGGTGGCTCGCGCTCGCGATCATCATCATGGCGCCACTGTTGCTCCACGGCGGCGTCATTCCGTGGCTGTTCGCCGTCCTGCCGACGTACCCGGTCTGGTTCGGCGGGGTGCAGGGACCGCAGTTCCTGACCATCGCGCTGACCTCGGCGATCAGCGGCGTGATCCTGCTTTCCTTTGCCTTTCGCTGGGCGTACGACTGGGATCACATCATCACCGACGACGTCTTCAGGGGACTCCTGCTGTGGCTCGGGTTTTTCTGTCTGCTCTTTCTCTGGCTTCAACTCCAGCAGAACGTGGCCGGCGGTTTCGCCCCACCAATCGACCTGGGCGTCGCGGCCGACGCGCGACTCGCTCACCCGGTCTACCTCCTCTCGATGGGACTCGTCTTCGCCGTGCTGGCGTATATTTTCGCCCAGTCGATCCGTCCCTCGCTGTTCTCCAAGGGACGCGCGCTCGCCGCCGGTCTGTTGGTGCTGTTCGCGACGCTGATCGAGAAGGTGCTGTTCGTCGTCGAGGGCTTTTTCCACCCCAGCTTCGAGATCTACGGAGCGACTCCGGGCACGTACTTTCCGAGTCTGATCGAGTTCGCCTCGATCGCGGGGACGATCGGGATGGTCGTCCTCTTTTTCCTCCTCATCGCGAAGATCGTCCCGGTCGTCGAACTCCACGCCATCGAACACCTCCGGGGCGATCACGGCGAACACGACGCCCATCCCGAACGCGCCGATCACGCCGAACACGAGTGA
- the uvrB gene encoding excinuclease ABC subunit UvrB, with product MSDSRGPLQPDRPDVDRPFEVDAPFDPAGDQPEAIEQLSDGFRSGMEKQTLLGVTGSGKTNTVSWTIEEIQKPTLIIAHNKTLAAQLYEEFRNLFPNNAVEYFVSYYDYYQPEAYVEQTDTYIDKDASINDEIDRLRHSATRSLLTREDVIVVASVSAIYGLGDPRNYIDMSMRLEVGEEVGRDELLARLVDLNYERNDVDFTQGTFRVRGDTVEIYPMYGRYAVRVELWGDEIDRMVKVDPLEGETQGEQQAVLVHPAEHYSIPETKLERAMDEIRDDLDSRISYFERQGDMLAAQRIEERTTFDLEMMQETGYCSGIENYSVYLSDRESGEAPYTLLDYFPDDFLTVIDESHQTLPQIKGQYEGDKSRKDSLVENGFRLPTAYDNRPLTFEEFEEKTDQTLYVSATPSDYEREQSEQIVEQIVRPTHLVDPEIEVSPASGQIDDLMDRIDERIERDERTLVTTLTKRMAEDLTEYLEEAGVDVAYMHDETDTLERHEIIRSLRLGEIDVLVGINLLREGLDIPEVSLVGILDADQEGFLRSETTLVQTMGRAARNVNGEVVLYADDPSAAMESAIEETQRRREIQQEYNEKHDLEPTTIEKEVGETNLPGSKTETTEISGRELEDDEEAARYIAELEDRMEEAASNLEFELAADIRDRIREVREEFALETETDDGIAPPAEEF from the coding sequence ATGAGTGACTCTCGAGGTCCCCTCCAGCCGGACCGTCCCGACGTCGATCGGCCGTTCGAGGTCGACGCGCCGTTCGATCCCGCGGGCGATCAGCCCGAGGCGATCGAACAGCTCTCGGACGGGTTTCGCTCGGGGATGGAGAAACAGACGCTGCTTGGCGTGACGGGGTCGGGAAAGACCAACACGGTCTCCTGGACGATCGAGGAGATTCAGAAGCCGACGCTGATTATCGCCCACAACAAGACGCTGGCGGCCCAGCTCTACGAGGAGTTTCGGAACCTCTTCCCGAACAACGCCGTCGAGTACTTCGTCTCCTACTACGACTACTACCAGCCCGAGGCCTACGTCGAACAGACCGACACCTACATCGACAAGGACGCCTCGATCAACGACGAGATCGACCGCCTGCGCCACTCCGCGACCCGATCGCTGTTGACTCGCGAGGACGTCATCGTCGTCGCGAGCGTCTCGGCGATTTACGGTCTCGGGGACCCGCGCAACTACATCGATATGTCGATGCGACTCGAGGTCGGCGAGGAGGTCGGTCGCGACGAACTCCTGGCCCGACTCGTCGATCTGAACTACGAACGCAACGACGTCGACTTCACCCAGGGGACGTTTCGGGTGCGTGGCGATACGGTCGAGATCTATCCGATGTACGGCCGCTACGCCGTCCGCGTCGAGCTGTGGGGCGACGAGATCGACCGCATGGTGAAGGTCGATCCTCTCGAGGGCGAGACCCAGGGTGAACAGCAGGCCGTGCTGGTCCACCCGGCCGAGCACTACTCGATCCCGGAGACGAAACTCGAGCGCGCGATGGACGAGATCCGCGACGACCTCGATAGCCGGATCTCGTACTTCGAACGCCAGGGCGACATGCTCGCCGCCCAGCGTATCGAGGAGCGAACGACGTTCGACCTCGAGATGATGCAGGAGACGGGGTACTGCTCGGGGATCGAGAACTACTCGGTGTATCTCTCGGACCGGGAGTCCGGGGAAGCACCGTACACGCTACTCGACTACTTCCCCGACGATTTCCTCACCGTTATCGACGAGTCCCACCAGACGTTACCCCAGATCAAGGGCCAGTACGAGGGTGACAAGTCCCGGAAGGACTCGCTGGTCGAGAACGGCTTTCGACTCCCCACGGCGTACGACAACCGCCCGCTGACCTTCGAGGAGTTCGAGGAGAAAACCGACCAGACGCTGTACGTCTCGGCGACCCCGAGTGACTACGAGCGCGAACAGAGCGAACAGATCGTCGAACAGATCGTCCGGCCGACTCACCTCGTCGACCCCGAGATCGAGGTCTCGCCGGCGAGCGGCCAGATCGACGACCTGATGGATCGCATCGACGAGCGCATCGAACGCGACGAGCGGACGCTGGTGACGACACTCACCAAGCGCATGGCCGAGGATCTCACGGAGTACCTAGAGGAGGCCGGGGTTGACGTTGCCTACATGCACGACGAGACCGACACCCTGGAGCGCCACGAGATCATCCGCTCGCTCCGGCTCGGGGAGATCGACGTGCTGGTCGGGATCAACCTCCTGCGGGAGGGACTGGACATCCCCGAGGTCTCGCTCGTGGGCATCCTGGACGCCGATCAGGAGGGGTTCCTGCGCTCGGAAACGACGCTCGTCCAGACGATGGGACGGGCCGCGCGAAACGTCAACGGCGAGGTCGTCCTCTACGCCGACGACCCCTCCGCGGCGATGGAGTCGGCGATCGAGGAGACCCAGCGACGTCGCGAGATCCAGCAGGAGTACAACGAGAAACACGACCTCGAGCCGACGACTATCGAGAAGGAGGTCGGCGAGACCAACCTGCCCGGAAGCAAGACAGAGACGACCGAGATTTCGGGACGCGAACTCGAGGACGACGAGGAGGCCGCCCGCTACATCGCGGAGCTCGAGGATCGGATGGAAGAGGCCGCGAGCAACCTCGAGTTCGAGCTCGCGGCGGACATCCGCGATCGGATCAGGGAGGTTCGCGAGGAGTTCGCCCTCGAGACCGAGACCGACGACGGGATCGCGCCGCCGGCCGAGGAGTTCTGA
- a CDS encoding DUF4397 domain-containing protein: MSVSRRTTLKAMAVAGGLGITSGTVFAKGKHEDDERPTDDAADEPAAVSAAVRVAHFSPDAPSVDVLVDDEQVLADVPYGDVSPYLELDPGAYTVAITAAGDPETVVFEDEVEVAEGFATVAAIGELEAETFRPEILTDGEPLPEDAEPGSAFVRVAHFSPDAPAVDIFANDTPLAEGVSFEDVSEYLAVPAGEYTLSIRPAGDPDEVAAFDVALEEGTAYTGYAIGYLEPPEEFADREFTVELTVDGMVADEEPKEEEPKEEEPKEEEPKEEEPKKEEPKEKEPKEEEPKKEPVEEEPKKERPKDMVNDKKKMADRVADDKEEMADMKEKMKDTMKEMATDYDR, encoded by the coding sequence ATGTCCGTCTCACGACGCACGACTCTGAAAGCGATGGCTGTAGCGGGCGGGTTAGGTATCACCAGCGGTACCGTCTTCGCGAAGGGCAAACACGAGGACGACGAGCGACCGACCGACGACGCAGCCGACGAACCGGCTGCCGTCTCCGCGGCGGTTCGGGTCGCACACTTCTCGCCTGACGCGCCGAGCGTCGACGTTCTCGTCGACGACGAGCAGGTGCTTGCGGACGTCCCCTACGGCGATGTCTCGCCGTATCTGGAGCTCGATCCCGGAGCCTACACTGTCGCCATTACGGCAGCAGGCGACCCCGAAACCGTCGTCTTCGAGGACGAGGTCGAGGTCGCCGAGGGGTTCGCCACGGTCGCGGCGATCGGCGAGCTCGAGGCCGAGACGTTCCGACCGGAGATTCTCACCGATGGCGAGCCGCTGCCCGAGGACGCCGAGCCCGGCTCCGCGTTCGTCCGGGTTGCGCACTTCTCGCCGGACGCCCCCGCGGTCGATATCTTCGCTAACGACACGCCGCTGGCTGAGGGCGTCTCCTTCGAGGACGTCTCTGAGTACCTCGCGGTCCCAGCGGGCGAGTACACGCTCTCGATTCGGCCGGCCGGCGACCCCGACGAGGTGGCGGCGTTCGACGTTGCGCTCGAGGAAGGAACGGCTTACACCGGATACGCGATCGGCTACCTCGAGCCGCCCGAGGAGTTCGCCGACCGCGAGTTCACCGTCGAACTGACCGTCGATGGGATGGTGGCGGACGAGGAGCCGAAGGAGGAAGAGCCCAAAGAAGAGGAGCCGAAGGAGGAAGAGCCCAAAGAAGAGGAGCCGAAAAAAGAGGAACCCAAGGAGAAGGAACCCAAGGAAGAGGAGCCGAAGAAGGAGCCAGTCGAGGAAGAGCCGAAGAAGGAGCGGCCGAAAGATATGGTTAACGACAAAAAGAAGATGGCCGACCGGGTAGCTGACGACAAGGAGGAGATGGCTGATATGAAAGAAAAGATGAAAGACACAATGAAGGAAATGGCAACCGACTACGACCGGTAA
- a CDS encoding DUF7553 family protein, whose amino-acid sequence MAQELKQVRDELEKAAKVADDDDLREDVREHVDAFEDYTVGDQEPDHALMDEHLNGIRQLGERAEGDTKDHLDSALETAEEYREDLDQA is encoded by the coding sequence ATGGCTCAGGAACTGAAGCAGGTACGCGACGAACTCGAGAAGGCAGCGAAAGTGGCCGACGACGACGACCTTCGCGAGGACGTCCGCGAGCACGTCGACGCCTTCGAGGATTACACGGTCGGCGACCAGGAGCCGGACCATGCGCTCATGGACGAACACCTGAACGGGATCCGGCAGCTCGGCGAGCGCGCCGAAGGCGATACGAAAGATCACCTCGACAGTGCTCTCGAGACCGCCGAGGAGTACCGGGAAGATCTCGACCAGGCCTAA
- a CDS encoding saccharopine dehydrogenase family protein gives MGSLLIYGSYGYVGSLVAEDAIDRGLDPILAGRDRDQLREQVADLEQPGRRFSLEEPDVVAEALEDVDCVLNCAGPFSNTAEPLVEGCLRSGTDYVDITGEIPVIESIQDRDEEARAAGVTLLPAAALSTIPMDCLAAHLADRLPEADSLALGVDSIRIPSVGTVRTVLEGSNTEGAVRRDGRVESVPTAWRTREIDFGRGERPAVTMPMGDICTAHYTTGIPNVEMYAMLPQPARLALESHRYLTPLFESKPVRWVLKQLAGVRDGPAEWARERGTAYVWGEARVEDDGERVVSRLRTPDPYVVTVDGAVTVAERVLAGDADAGFQTPADAFGAEFVLGLDGVEGFFDEETPEETSPLSPLLR, from the coding sequence ATGGGATCGCTCCTGATCTACGGCTCGTACGGATACGTCGGTAGTCTGGTCGCCGAGGACGCGATTGATCGCGGACTGGATCCGATCCTCGCCGGCCGCGATCGGGATCAGCTGCGCGAACAGGTCGCCGACCTCGAGCAGCCGGGTCGGCGGTTCTCGCTCGAGGAACCGGACGTCGTCGCCGAGGCACTCGAGGACGTCGACTGCGTGTTGAACTGCGCCGGACCGTTCTCGAACACGGCCGAGCCGCTGGTCGAGGGCTGTCTGCGTAGCGGCACGGACTACGTCGACATCACCGGTGAGATTCCGGTTATCGAGTCGATCCAGGACCGTGACGAGGAGGCGCGTGCGGCCGGAGTCACGCTGTTGCCGGCGGCCGCGCTGTCGACGATCCCGATGGACTGTCTGGCCGCTCACCTTGCCGACCGCCTGCCGGAGGCCGACAGCCTCGCGCTCGGCGTCGACTCGATTCGAATTCCGTCGGTCGGAACCGTTCGGACGGTCCTTGAGGGTTCGAACACCGAGGGCGCCGTCCGCCGCGACGGGCGCGTCGAGAGCGTACCGACGGCCTGGCGAACCCGCGAGATCGACTTCGGTCGCGGCGAGCGCCCGGCGGTGACGATGCCGATGGGAGATATCTGTACGGCACACTACACCACCGGAATTCCGAACGTCGAGATGTACGCTATGCTGCCCCAGCCGGCGCGGCTCGCACTCGAATCTCACCGGTATCTCACGCCGCTGTTCGAGTCGAAGCCGGTCCGGTGGGTACTGAAGCAGCTGGCGGGAGTCCGCGACGGACCAGCCGAGTGGGCCCGCGAGCGAGGGACGGCTTACGTCTGGGGCGAGGCGCGGGTCGAGGACGACGGCGAGCGGGTCGTCTCCCGCCTGCGGACGCCCGACCCGTACGTCGTCACCGTCGACGGCGCCGTGACGGTCGCCGAGCGCGTCCTCGCCGGCGACGCGGACGCGGGGTTCCAGACACCCGCCGACGCGTTCGGTGCCGAGTTCGTTCTCGGACTCGACGGGGTCGAGGGCTTTTTCGACGAGGAGACTCCAGAGGAGACGTCGCCGCTCAGCCCGCTCTTGCGATAG
- a CDS encoding ORC1-type DNA replication protein codes for MGDDPEEGMLSWDESVFRNEHVFEIDYVPETFKHRETQTQNLTYALRPAVRGSRPLNVMVRGPPGTGKTTAIQKLFDEIGTQTSEVRTIRVNCQVNSTRYSVFSRLFEGTFDYEPPSSGISFKKLFGQIADKLVEDDRVLVVALDDVNYLFYENEASDTLYSLLRAHEEYPGAKIGVIVVSSDPTLEVIDELDSRVQSVFRPEEVYFPVYDQPEIVDILDERVRRGFRDGVISRQTLEHVADRTAESGDLRVGIDLLRRAGLNAEMRGSRTVELEDVEDAYEKSKYINLSRSLSGLSETERALLEVIATNDGGQAGEVYERFQAATDLGYTRYSEIVNKLDQLGLIDAEYADIEGRGRSRSLSLSYEKDAVLDRLE; via the coding sequence ATGGGAGACGACCCCGAAGAGGGGATGTTGTCGTGGGACGAGTCCGTGTTCAGAAACGAGCACGTCTTCGAGATCGACTACGTTCCCGAGACGTTCAAACACCGCGAAACCCAAACTCAGAACCTCACGTACGCGCTGCGACCAGCGGTGCGTGGATCCCGACCGCTGAACGTCATGGTTCGAGGGCCGCCAGGAACGGGAAAGACGACAGCGATCCAGAAACTCTTCGACGAGATCGGTACCCAGACTAGCGAGGTCCGAACGATTCGGGTCAACTGCCAGGTCAACTCGACGCGATACTCGGTGTTCTCGCGGTTGTTCGAGGGAACCTTCGACTACGAGCCGCCCTCGTCTGGTATCTCGTTCAAGAAGCTGTTCGGCCAGATCGCCGACAAGCTCGTTGAGGACGACCGCGTGCTGGTCGTCGCGCTCGACGACGTCAACTACCTCTTCTACGAGAACGAGGCCTCGGACACGTTGTACTCGCTGCTTCGCGCCCACGAGGAGTATCCGGGCGCGAAGATCGGCGTCATCGTCGTCTCCTCCGATCCCACTCTCGAGGTCATCGACGAACTCGACTCCCGGGTCCAGAGCGTCTTCCGGCCCGAGGAGGTGTACTTCCCGGTCTACGATCAGCCCGAGATCGTCGATATCCTCGACGAACGGGTTCGGCGTGGGTTCCGGGACGGAGTCATCTCGCGCCAGACCCTCGAACACGTCGCCGACCGCACCGCTGAGAGCGGCGACCTCCGCGTCGGGATCGATCTGTTGCGCCGCGCGGGGCTCAACGCCGAGATGCGGGGGAGCCGTACCGTCGAGCTCGAGGACGTCGAGGACGCCTACGAGAAATCGAAGTACATCAATCTCTCCCGGAGCCTCTCCGGGCTGTCGGAGACCGAGCGAGCGTTGCTCGAGGTAATCGCCACGAACGACGGCGGGCAGGCCGGCGAGGTCTACGAGCGGTTTCAGGCGGCGACCGACCTCGGCTACACTCGCTACTCCGAGATCGTTAACAAACTCGACCAGCTCGGACTGATCGACGCCGAGTACGCCGACATCGAGGGTCGGGGTCGATCACGGTCGCTGTCGCTTTCCTACGAGAAAGACGCCGTCCTGGACCGCCTCGAGTGA
- the glmS gene encoding glutamine--fructose-6-phosphate transaminase (isomerizing) codes for MCGIIARIGSDDAADTLLTGLENLEYRGYDSAGIAVQNGSGVKVHKTSGEVSDLKSKLNYLPTGNVGIGHTRWSTHGPPTEENAHPHTDSAEDIAVVHNGVIDNYAELRSELAEKGHVFQSDTDTEVIPHLINEYRDELSTEAAVRKAVETLEGSYAIAAIVEDEDRVYAARKGSPLVLGLGTDDWFLASDVPAFLDYTDEVIYLEDGDVVVLEPDSYEITDLSGEPVHREVDTVDWDPEDAGKGEYDHYMKKEIHNQPTALSNTIEGRVEDGEVSLEALPEGSFTDVDAVQLVACGTSYHAAIYGAQLLKSAGVRTEVIRASEYDSVAGPVDENTLTIAVTQSGETADTLGAVREAADRGARTLAVTNVVGSTVAREVDDAVYIRAGPEVGVAATKTFSSQAVTLTLVGQRIVADLDHAEQAEDVEAMLESLSDLPEQVEQILETTDAERLAKQYIDSQSFFFIGNGLGNPVALEGALKFKEITYEHAEGFASGQLKHGPLALVTEQTPVFAVCTGGDDGKTKTNAIEAQTRGAPIVAVSPDEHPVVDTADAHLSVPDTHPVWAGLLANVQLQLVSYYAADLLDRPIDKPRNLAKSVTVE; via the coding sequence ATGTGTGGGATCATCGCACGAATCGGCTCCGACGACGCCGCCGATACGCTGCTGACTGGCCTCGAGAACCTCGAGTATCGGGGTTACGATTCGGCCGGAATCGCCGTCCAGAACGGTTCTGGAGTGAAGGTTCACAAGACTTCCGGTGAGGTCTCGGATCTGAAATCGAAGCTGAACTATCTTCCGACCGGGAACGTCGGAATCGGTCACACTCGGTGGAGCACCCACGGTCCGCCGACCGAGGAGAACGCCCACCCGCACACGGACTCCGCCGAGGACATTGCCGTCGTCCACAACGGGGTTATCGACAACTACGCGGAGCTGCGAAGTGAACTGGCCGAGAAAGGCCACGTCTTTCAGAGCGATACCGACACGGAGGTCATCCCGCATCTCATCAACGAGTACCGCGACGAGCTGTCGACCGAAGCCGCAGTTCGCAAAGCGGTCGAAACCCTCGAAGGAAGCTACGCGATCGCGGCAATCGTCGAGGACGAGGATCGCGTCTACGCGGCCCGAAAGGGTTCGCCGCTGGTACTTGGCCTCGGAACCGACGACTGGTTCCTCGCGAGCGACGTTCCGGCTTTCCTCGATTACACCGACGAGGTCATCTACCTCGAAGACGGTGACGTCGTCGTTCTCGAGCCTGATTCCTACGAGATCACTGATCTGTCCGGCGAACCGGTCCACCGCGAAGTCGACACGGTCGACTGGGACCCCGAAGACGCCGGCAAGGGCGAGTACGACCACTACATGAAAAAGGAGATCCACAACCAGCCGACCGCCCTCTCGAACACGATCGAGGGCCGCGTCGAGGACGGCGAAGTCTCCCTCGAGGCGCTGCCGGAAGGCTCCTTTACGGACGTCGACGCCGTCCAGCTCGTCGCCTGCGGGACCTCCTACCACGCCGCGATCTACGGCGCTCAGTTACTGAAGTCGGCGGGCGTTCGCACTGAGGTGATCCGCGCGAGCGAGTACGATTCCGTCGCCGGACCGGTCGACGAGAACACGCTGACAATCGCGGTCACCCAGAGCGGTGAAACAGCCGACACGCTGGGTGCGGTTCGCGAGGCTGCCGATCGCGGTGCGCGAACGCTCGCGGTGACAAACGTCGTCGGTTCGACGGTCGCCCGCGAGGTCGACGACGCAGTGTACATCCGGGCCGGACCCGAGGTTGGTGTCGCCGCGACGAAGACGTTCTCGTCGCAGGCGGTGACGCTCACGCTCGTCGGGCAGCGGATCGTCGCGGATCTCGACCACGCCGAGCAGGCCGAGGACGTCGAGGCGATGCTCGAGAGTCTCAGCGATCTTCCCGAGCAGGTCGAGCAGATCCTCGAGACGACCGACGCCGAGCGACTGGCCAAACAGTATATCGACAGCCAGTCGTTTTTCTTCATCGGTAACGGTCTCGGCAACCCGGTCGCGCTCGAGGGCGCCCTGAAGTTCAAGGAGATAACCTACGAGCACGCCGAAGGGTTCGCCTCCGGACAGCTCAAGCACGGACCGCTCGCGCTCGTTACCGAGCAGACACCGGTCTTCGCGGTCTGTACCGGCGGCGACGACGGAAAGACCAAGACCAACGCGATCGAGGCCCAGACGCGAGGCGCGCCGATCGTCGCCGTCTCGCCGGACGAGCACCCGGTCGTCGACACCGCCGACGCCCACCTCTCGGTTCCGGATACCCACCCCGTCTGGGCCGGGTTACTCGCGAACGTCCAGCTGCAGCTGGTTTCGTACTACGCTGCGGATCTGCTCGACCGACCGATCGACAAACCGCGTAACCTGGCGAAAAGCGTCACGGTCGAGTAA
- a CDS encoding DUF7343 domain-containing protein: protein MKLDVILCANTTDVNMFSHARSHPNLATMELRTIDTVSESVSSDALATVGDASTTTLVSSSDGAIIHSTVTFFVTSLSLSQIAQFFGETPLWELILVAAAVVIIGVLIGARLIEALSNRDVTLDPAAMFATEDDATQDEDPSEDEPTHTYETYISPDTPDELLSDRGQIIRILVENDGRTYQYRIVEETGWSKSKVSRLLSEMHDRGEIGKVSVGRENAIVLADHGPGEAVDSDDSVTVTNSPQ from the coding sequence ATGAAGTTGGATGTCATATTGTGTGCTAATACGACCGATGTGAATATGTTCTCTCACGCTCGGTCACACCCGAATCTAGCAACCATGGAGCTCAGAACGATCGATACCGTATCCGAATCCGTCTCCAGCGACGCACTGGCTACCGTCGGCGACGCGTCTACAACCACATTGGTTTCGTCGTCGGACGGCGCAATAATCCACTCGACGGTGACCTTTTTCGTCACCAGTCTCAGCCTCTCTCAGATCGCCCAGTTCTTCGGTGAAACGCCGCTCTGGGAACTCATCCTGGTCGCTGCTGCGGTGGTGATAATCGGCGTTCTTATCGGTGCCCGACTTATCGAGGCGCTCTCGAACCGCGACGTAACGCTCGATCCGGCGGCGATGTTCGCTACCGAGGATGACGCTACCCAGGACGAGGACCCCTCGGAAGACGAACCCACTCACACTTACGAAACGTACATTTCGCCTGACACCCCCGACGAACTACTAAGCGACAGGGGACAGATCATCCGAATCCTTGTCGAAAACGACGGACGCACCTATCAGTATCGGATCGTCGAAGAGACAGGCTGGTCGAAATCGAAGGTCAGCCGACTCCTCTCGGAGATGCACGATCGAGGAGAGATCGGCAAGGTCTCGGTCGGCCGGGAGAACGCGATCGTCCTCGCCGACCACGGTCCCGGCGAGGCAGTGGATTCCGACGACTCCGTCACTGTTACTAACTCTCCACAGTAG